The window aatatatttaaggaTACGATTTTTTATCCCCGATAATCATTTTTATAATCACACTCGAGCTAAAAAAACGTGGTAtcagtatataatttttttttatttgaattgttTGCAATCCATTTGTCAAGctatggaaaaaaaaataaaaatagttgaACTatccatgaaaaaaataaaaactagtaTTCACTTGTTTTCAGGAGATGAATTTAGTATTTTTCTTTTATCCTATTATGGGGACTTACTATTATTTTCTCTTATTATTGATTGTTAATTTTCTTCAATAGCTAAGCTACATGGACCATTTGTTAGTTGACAATTTATTGACAAAATCCATTAACTATCGATCAAATGTCAAAACATTATCAATTTTGATCATCAATTTGACATGATAGATTTAATCTAATCTGCCTCATTTCTCTAAACCTTGGCATGCTTGGAATTATGAAGTTAATGTTCATTTTTAAATGAAGTGTATTGTGCAAGACTAATTCAGAAACTTATGTTTGACCAAGAAAAAATGTCATCGTAGGAAGCTTCGACACGAACTCATGAGATGACATGATCGATGGTAAAATTCTCACATGTTTAAGAGAGATTTGATTGTCCAATATTCATTAGAGTGATCCTTACAAAACATATAGCGTAGGTGCTCAATTTAATATGTTCAACTCTAATGCTCAATTTAATATGTTATGTCAGGTGAAAAGACCTTCTTGAGAGTTCAAGTTTCGATAATTTAGAATAGaataaacatttctataaaaaaatattctctttagttgTCATGTCTAATTAGCAAGTAAACGTTTCTAAACTTGACTATAATATTTATTTGGTAATATATTTCTAAATTGATTATAATATTTATCTTGAATTATGTTTTATTCTATTTATATGTCATGTCTAACAAGCTTTCTTCATGTCCGATGAAGATGGGGAGTTTGATGGGGGTAACCCTGATATGGGTTCCTCAATGACtaagttgctagtcataggtgcccagcaaaccaatcacgtgagtgatgatacatgtgacttgatacagaatgtgacttgatacagaatctttttgcttattatattttgacgtatatcactttataactattgcatatgtgcatatatatattgtgatatccttggatttgtgcaatgggaatcggatcgtgatgagatcacgataatgagatcgattcacctttaaacacatatcctaaataatcccggtcataggttactcgagagggacatcgtgataaccggatagactggtgtgctgtatacccgtccatatgatggatgcagctggtctcatagctgctcgtgtagggacactagggatacagtacaggtgctcattggagaatgagttcactgattgatccgcttacggaatgctggatggttgatgatgccttattgtcagacagcgattccgtagtcctagtggtgtatttggtccttagacttgagacaccaaggatgtcctgtatgagtgctccactctttgataccagacttataggtttggctgtcccagatctagtacagctggtcattgggagtggtagtcgaccttacgagggctattgagtgtcgatagaggatcatccactctcggcgtcatgagaggaatatcccatgtgttcttgctcagacaaatccctggccagggtcattcgggttgagagagaaagagttctccgagagaatccgattagagcgagacttgagtagaaaccgtatgggtctgacagcaccatgctcgatatacggtctctgggatattagatggatgagggactataggtacatggtaactaaggacagacaggtccaatggattggattcccctgtatcgtttggggactacggcgtagtggcctagtacgtctgtagtcgatgagtcgagtgaattattacagagataataattcactgagttagaaggagttctgacaggtatgactcacgaccagctcgatattgggcctagagggtcacacacatatggtaggcattgcgatgagtagaggttcggatatgagatatccgacggagcccttgtcttattggatgcagatccaatacccactagggaaggacccattagggtttgacacgggatctctataaatatgagggattcacagcctcataggctagagtctttgcttgcccttcctattctcctctccctctccacctcagagtaggcctggagttttgaggagcgtcgtcgcaaccctgctgtgtggattaccgctagagaggaggacgcttgaccttcttcaccctctcctaaggatctgcaaggaaacagggatatacgatctccctaggtaacacaatctctatacgcagttttgtgttttgcggatttctgcgcaccaatcttcgcacgacgacgaacatctttttgggaatcggggatttttgttttcttgttcttccgctgcgcatatgatgtcgccccccatgattttccaACATAAGTAACTTGTGACTGAGCAAGAAATATCAACCATTATTAGAATTGATTTAAGGAATGTCACCTTCATAGCCTATGTATCAGGGCTAACTAATAATAATTGAGTCAAAAAAGGCTCGAGAACCCTTACCCACCAAAGTAGAAGAAGACAATGGTATCGTTGGCCTTGATGCTGGTTTCAATCCCACATGAGGAGCACATGCCTAGTGACATAGTTCTTAAGATGGGTACGTTTGTTATTATATCCTTGGTAGAGACAACGAGCATACAAACTACGGGGGCTAAGGTAGCAATGGGAAGCCCTCTTAATGATGAGGGTACTAGAATGGTATATCCCTTTATCCCAAAGAACAACATAAAAAATGATATGGGTAAATTGATTTACCCATCAAAGACAAATATCTCGAATGTCATATAACTCATAGAAAATAGAGGGTTAGGGATATATAGGATGGAGATATGTGTCTTCTCTAAGATCTTATATTGTGTGTACTTTAAGATGTGTGCATGACATTCCCATTTGATGATCTCATGTAAGTTTAAGCCCAATGCCAATACAAATATGTCTCATGCTTAAATCCTATCACAATCTAATAGGAAAATAGAATATAGAATATACCCTCCATAAGCATTTAGGTTCATATAGCGATCTAGAGATCCCTATGTCCTCTTAGATTATTGGTGATACTCATATCTCCATCATAAGTTTATACGCATCCATAACGTTCAAATATGTATgagaattttaaatatttttaaatttttaataagacAACATACGCTTTATTTAGTATTGTACTACATATTTCTTTGAGTTGTTTGTATTAATATTGTTAGTGCAAttgaagaatataaaaataataatgatttaaatatgataataataGCTATGAAATtaaaatgaataaaatattttcttgaatTTCCATCAGTTTATTTAGTTGCAtgtgtttttttttatcattatatttGATTAGATGACTTGATGTgattatatatctatttattaagAAAGTGCAGAGtatatattgatattgatgataaaattaaagaTATTTAAAAATTGCTTAATAACTTATATGACCATTATAATGTTAACTATAGAACATGATATCTTCCAAACTTATAAATCTATTCATCAAGTCAGTCAGTGAGAGTGACAAAGTTTTAAAGGATAAAAACTATTAGtataaagattataaaaaaagGAAATCATCAAGCTCAAACTTGAAACTTAATATGTATATAACAATTTCTTTTGAGTTTCATGATAACACTATAGGTATAGAGTTTCTTATTATGAAACGATAGGTACGATACgtaataaaattttttaatactAATAGAGATTACGGATCAAATACTAACAACTTTGATATCGACGGTAACTATCGAGCTAATCTTTAATGTAAGAGGATGAATCTTAGATGAAACCAGATGGAGCATCAGGAATTAGTGGAAGCTCAAGCATGCACCCATGATTAGATAAAGGTAATGAAACGAAATAAAGAGATCATCAAAGAAGGTAACGATATcatatttgatatatttataaatttacttaATTTTATAGCAGATTTTTTAGTTATGTTATTACACATTTATACTCATTATTAAGTCATTATGGCTgcacattaattttttaaaataaaaaaaataaaattataatagttttatattataaaattatttaagtaTAAAAATGAATGATTTTGAAATGATGGCCAAGTCTACTCGATTCCGAGATGACCATGGAAGATAAAGTTGGGAGCCTAAAGcttctcgtcatcatcatcatcatcggtcCATCATTCCAACAATCAAGAAGTGATGGACAAAACGATTCGATCTCTTTCCCTTCTCCATCATCATGCTACTTATTCTACGGTAAACACTTCGGTGATGACATTCAAGTCCACAACAATAGTATATATTTTCTCTCTCAATATCTCATCAAAGATGCATTTTATGTAATAATCCTACACATATGGGGCTAATTTGTACTCATacttaaacataaatataaaattgATGTCATCGGAGACAACGCGACAATACAAACGTACATCTTCAAATTGCCTTCTGCCAAAGACTTCTCTTCATTTGTTTTGACCTGCACACACATCCGAGGGCGCATACAAAACATGATTAGGTCTTTGCTCTCATCACTCTCGATAGGGCACACTGGAGGTAGCTGGAGATTCCGTTCACACCTGAAATCCACTATCAGTCGTTTCACGAGGGCTGATCGGTGGATCCACAACAGTATTGAATTGTGATGAGATTACCGCAGGTGCGTTCACCTCCCAGGCTTTTTATTTCTGCGACAATGCCCTTTGATCCTATAGATGGATGATTAGAGTCATatagaattttatatttataaatgttCATACTTACCCTCAATCTCTAAGTTCAATGTATATAATCTTGTACAATTagggatttatatatatatatatatgatgttatGGTTAACTTTTATTAGTTGACTATTAATTAACGGCTAATTACACTCAAAttgacaataacaataataatatttaaaaatttctcCTCTTGAGTGTAATAATGTTAAGAATATTTAGTTTATCTGTAATTTTTTGTGTTTTAAACTGAAATTAGCTATATATGAATCATAATTAGTAGTGGTCAAAAGTATTTGCTCTTTAGATGTCTTTTAATTAGGAgatttattgttattttttaattatttaaaaatatagttcataataatattttattttaaactataatgataaaaaataaatagtttttattttattttattatgatccTTAATATTTGGAGAGAAATGTACGTTTATTCTCACCATGAGGTTAACTTATCCTCTTCTTTGGTCATTATTGCCGATATTTAATGGTGGCCGGTACCACCGACCCCCCCAAAACACACACCACTTCTCGAGTCTTCCTCCTCTCGTTATCGTCTTCTCGTTTCGGAGGGGTCGCCTGAGGTAAATCCGATCTCTTGCAGATGTCGCCTTCATCTTTTTCTTCGATCGACCTTGTTTATCTTTAGGTTCGATCGACTTTTTTTTTGTTCGATCTGGTTCTTCTCTGTGATCGAAGGGGTCGCGTGAGGTGAATCTGGTCCCTCGGAGATTTCGCCTTCTTCTCTCTATAGTTCGACCAGTACTGGTTTTCAGCGGGTTTCCCGATCTGGTTGTTTTCTTCGGACTTGGGGTTTTCTGACTTTATCGGCTCCGGTTTTTGCCGCTTTTATAGCTGCGATTCTAACATCCTGGCGTGATATGATGTGTTCGTGGTTGATCGATTGTTCGTTTATGCTGGTTTGATTGTGTTCATTTGCTTGTGTGATGATGTTTTCCCTTTCCTTGTTTTTGGATTTCCTGATGTGCAGAACACAAGAAAATGGTGAAGGCTGTTGTTGTTCTTGGTGGCAGTGAGGATGTTAAGGGCACCATTTACTTCAGCCAAGAAGGAGATGGTGAGATATTTCGTGGGCTCATTGTCAACTCCGTGCTAGTCTTTTTCAAAGCTAGGTTTATGGTTTTCTTTTGTCATTTCCGTCGATATTGCTTTGGGAACCAGATCTTATTTCGGGAGATTGAACCCTTGTTGCAGGTCCAACCACAGTTACTGGATCCATCTCTGGCCTTAAGCCTGGACTTCACGGCTTCCATGTTCATGCTCTTGGTGACACCACCAATGGTTGCATGTCAACTGGTAATGACCATTTCCTTTTTCCTATCGGACATCAATGATCTTACTTAAAATAAGTCTTAGGATTAAGTACTTACATTTTCTTGCTTCTCCTGATGTTCTTCTGTCTTCCAGGGCCACATTTTAATCCTGTTGGGAAGGAACACGGTGCCCCTGAAGATGACAATCGCCATGCTGGTGATCTGGGGAATGTGACTGCTGGGGAGGATGGTAATTAATACTCTCTTTATTATCTGTATCAAGAAGAAAGTTGGTATGTCCTGGGCAGTCATTGCCTATGGTGAATGTTCTGGATGTATTAGTTTATTAATATATTAGATTTGATTCTTCAGGTACTGTTACCATTTCCAAAGTTGATAACCAGGTGATGTATTGCATctacatttttttaaaaatattcttcAAAATGAAACGATCCATATTTTGCTTACTGAAGTCTGCGGCATTGTTCTACATTGCAGATTCCCCTCTCTGGACCAAATTCGATTATCGGGAGAGCCGTTGTGGTCCATGCTGATCCTGATGATCTTGGAAAAGGTAATATTTACTTTTTCAAACAGTAATGTTAATATCATGGTCGATAGTTTGTCCATTTTGTAAAGCATCGTCTGATATTACTTTGATGTTTGAACAATGATTGTTTCTGTATATCATTTccagctttttttctttttgctgcaCTAGAAGAAAATATAAACCTCATgtttttgttctcctttttgcttcttaaacatctcaaacaCTTTGGTATAGGATTATGAATGAATTTTCATTTCATGACAAGTTTTGAGCactgatttggaagaacagcgtgTGCTGGCATGACACTTGTACTTGAGCATGAGTGACCATAGGCAATAGCAGTAATAAGTCATAATTACTTTCTCCTGCCATTGTGATTTTTAACCAAGCACAATGGTAGCAACTAGGCCTGTTTAGGCAACATAGCATAAATATGTTTCTACTTTGCACAGAGCTGTCATCGATGGGATGAAAATCATTGACTGTTAATTCTTTCTTTGGGTTAAATGTTTGTTAATATGATTCTAGGACACATATTTGTAATGATAATTAATTGTCGAAGTAATCATTTGTTGGATTAGATTGTCAGGATTGACTGGaatgattattttaaaaataaaatatgaaatcataaaataacaaaacataaataataaaattaatgaaatttaaaaatattatatattttgaaaaaaaaaacacagaaatggaatataaaattttaaataattgatGTTTGAATGACTTCATTGTTCCTTTGATCACCATGCTGGTAAAATGTTAGATAATTAAAAAGTAAATAAAgacaaatatattttaattggagAGGATACCTGTGTGATCTTGGATAATTTCTGCATCTTTAGATATTGTTAGTGGCATCCTTGTTTCCTCAAACTAGTGTGTCTTATTGCCTTTCTCATCCTTACACCTTTTTGTGAGCAACAAAAATTGCAGCATTGGTGGCGATGATAAATATGATAACTGTGACGAATTGATAATGCAATAGTGGTAGCATCCTCTTTGTTTTGCAATTATAACAAAGTTTTATCTTCTTTGCTTTATATGGGGttccttcttctcttttttaCATAGAAGTGGCCTCATCTTTTACTTCTCTAGAGGCTATTAAGTATGCAATTCGCCAAAATCATCAAACTCGTTGAGTTTGATTGGTTCTAATTGATGCTGACCATTTTTATGCTGTAAGGACCATAAATCAGTCAATTTTTTGTCAGCCTTGAATTATGCCGTTATGGATGAGTGTTTACTGTTGGAATTGGTTGATACCACGTGCTATTAAACTGTCACTCTTCAGATCTTGAAATTTTCCCATATATCTATAGATATATATCTAGGTTAGCGATTTATAGCATTTACTTGAAAGATGGAAGACCAAGACGATGCCCTCTTTATATAGTGCCTATCTTGCACAAGGAATTTGATGTTTTCTCTTCATTGTGATTATGTCTTATACAGCCCCATGAATCATGTCTTATTTTTACTATATTTTATAGCTCCAAATTTCATGTAGACACATATATATGAGGGAAAATTTACCTATCTAAGATCAAAGGATCCCTTTATGATTCATGGCTAAGCTCCATGCACCTTGCggtctgacatgtttgcttgttatATTGTGTATTAATTTGGTTGGACTGAGCCACGGCAATGTTGCTCCCATGGTGCAGCTCATGTCAGAAGGAATGCGAATTCCATCTGACATACATATGGTATAGTGAGCAAATTTGCTCTGACAAGCTTTGTGCTCTTTTATAGGTGGACATGAGCTGAGCAAAAGCACTGGAAATGCTGGTGGAAGGGTTGCCTGCGGTGAGTTTTACTGTTCTAATTGATTCAGCTGTTTTCTTTCTTGTCTATTTGTTTATCCATGTCCTTGCTCATTCCAATTTTGCAAACTGCGATCTCAAATTATAcctctaatttttatatttatattaacttTCTTTGTTTTCCAATTGGCTCTTTTTCTAGGGATTATTGGACTCCAAGGTTGAGCTAGTTGTAGAATTCCAGTAGTCTGTGAGTGGAGGGAATGCTTTATTATGCTCTGCAGCACAATTAATCAAGAGAGGCATTAGCCTGGAACTCCTATGCTTCCTTTTCCTTATTAGCATTATTATGGTTAATAAGCAACAAACTTATGCAGTGTATACTTATGCTGTAGCAGTGAGGTGCGTTTTGCATTAACTTCGTTTTGCGATTATTATGTGATGTTGCTtcctctttgcctttcttgtttgtgCTGCCAGCATATGGCGAAGTGCTTGTGTGGTTCtaaacctgatatattttgatgggCTCTCTTATTTTTTGTTTATCGTACATTATCTTAGTGGTTACTTTATGCTCTAAAAGTCCGATGAATTAATTCtcttaagacatatcagagccatTGTACTCTGAAATCTCAATCAGTGACTCTTTTTTGAGTAGACTATACTATTAATCATGAACTTGTTTATATTTATCTAGCCACAAAAAGGAACATGGGTTGATGAGGAATCATAATGTAATACTTAGAACCCGTGCCATTATAAATTCTGATTTTGGgtcatcaaatcaaaatattatcattatttttttaaaatttgcaAGCTATTAGTACATGCTTGCATATCAAATGCATCAAACTACTCGTATGCATGTACTTTAATGCCGATGATAATTATAATTCCAAAGGAAATATTTACGTTAGAGCGGTGCAGGACTTAGTGGATCGACCGATGAATGAAAACCCATCCCAAAATCTCTCACCGCCATTCACAAGCAAGGGTGGGGCCAACCGATGTTCACCGATCAGTACTCGCACTATTAGCTGATAGGTGTCACATAACGTCCTCAACTCGGAGCTCATCGGGATGGGATGCTGGATCTTGCACCCGATGGGCATCTCGCCGACGCCCGTAGAGGACCCTTCGCTTCTCTCTTCTCCGCCTACCAAATTCGCCTCCGCTTCCAAGCTTAGAAGCGGCGTCGTCTACCGAAAGCCCCAATTCCTCACCCATCGATGGCTCTGCGCCCCAAATCCCCAACCTCGCCCACTCCGTCTCGCCGCGTCCGCCGCTGGACCCCCGGATGAGGAGGAGGCCGAGGAAGCCCCGGTCCAGGAACTTAGGGTCCCCGAAGCTTGGTTGACCCCTTCGAACGCTTTACAGGTTCGCCTTCGTTTCTTCCTATTGATTCTTTATTTGCTGTCTTCAGTTTGTGCCGAGTCGAACAATTCTTCAAATACTGGAAGCGAACGTGGAATGCTGAAGAAGAATAATAAGCAATTTTGATCTTACCGCTTTGAAGGAACTTTTAGATGTTAGAACCATTTAAAAGTCAAATATTTAGAactggggaggggaggggagcggCGGCGGGGTGTCCTGCACGCTACTTTTGTTTAGTAAGGTCAGATCGAAGGGCATCTTAGTTGTAGCACACAATTGCTACCAGGCCTCTGACAATGCAACATCAGCGACGTCAAGTGAATTCTATTATTAGGAGCAGAAGCAAAAGAAGAGGACTTGGTCGGTGGAGGTTTTGTACAAGACGAGGGACAAGAAGACCAGTAGGAAGAAGGGTAACAGAAACATGAAGGACGGGGAAGGGAAAGGGAGGTCAGATGGTGTCCTTACAACCTTGTCCGTCTGGTCTTCGCCATCATCCTTGTCACCATCTTCAAGAAGTTGTTCACCTAGCTCGACCACTACACAAGAAATGTCTACTCGCTCATCCGTGTCTCCTTTATTGCCATCCGTTCAGCAATGGCAAAGGCAAAATCCCCCTCAGCCACCCCTCATTGCCTAAAAGGAGAGCATTTTCTTCCTCATTGGAGCAGATCGCTACTTTGCTCATCATTTCCCTCGTTGCCCACTCTTACGTCTCCTCCGACCTTGTCTGTCTCACCCACGACAACAACAAGCTCAGAGTCAGTAACAGCCTTGGCCCCCTCCACCTCATCAAGGAGGGCCAGCGCCACCAAGGCCAACTCTAAGAGCTTTAAGCAAGTGGTTCTCACTGATGCCTTCTCCACCTTTACAAAGTTCCTCAAGCAACTCCCTGAAGGTCTAGTCCATGGTTACCGAAGATGTCCTGAGATGCTCTCTATCGTggaaaaacaaaatatttattcTGCCATATGGACTATTTGATCCAAGCCAACCAGAGAACTTAGGTTTGATTTGATTATATTAGAATAAATGAAAGATTTGATTGTTACAGTACTAttaagtcaaaaaaaaaatttaggacCACCTCAAAACAACATCAATGGTTGAAGGACAATTCATGTAATTTAGCCTTTTCACTTTGTGGGTTTTTTCCTGTTGTGGGATATATTTTCTCGATTCTACGGTGGCAGGAAAGAGTTCTAGTCTTTGGTAAAGCAATCAAAATTTGACAAGCATTAGTTCTTGGTTAGTGACAAGGCCTCTTTATAGGGTGTATCGTCCACCTTCGGTGGAGCAGCAATAAGGTGACAGCACTGCAACTCACAGTGGAATTGTGAATCAGGTTATCATTTGACAAAGTTTTATAATGTTCAAATAATTATATACAACAAATTCAGCTATTTGATTCACTTCACGATAGAGAGGTCTTATGACAAGAGATGCTATTA of the Musa acuminata AAA Group cultivar baxijiao chromosome BXJ3-2, Cavendish_Baxijiao_AAA, whole genome shotgun sequence genome contains:
- the LOC135631711 gene encoding superoxide dismutase [Cu-Zn], translated to MVKAVVVLGGSEDVKGTIYFSQEGDGPTTVTGSISGLKPGLHGFHVHALGDTTNGCMSTGPHFNPVGKEHGAPEDDNRHAGDLGNVTAGEDGTVTISKVDNQIPLSGPNSIIGRAVVVHADPDDLGKGGHELSKSTGNAGGRVACGIIGLQG
- the LOC103970101 gene encoding uncharacterized protein LOC103970101; amino-acid sequence: MGCWILHPMGISPTPVEDPSLLSSPPTKFASASKLRSGVVYRKPQFLTHRWLCAPNPQPRPLRLAASAAGPPDEEEAEEAPVQELRVPEAWLTPSNALQESEWLRVTLHKWLDDEYCPEAANAEISKVAARSYYESLMEQQSDLGEILLKMAKDLEMVSFQESFHGAFSSANAAIHLVTLRMNSMAGR